TCCAACGCTTCCTTGGGTTCGCCAATTTCTTCCGGCGGTTTGTGAGGAATTTTGGCTCCGTGGCAGCCCCTTTGACCGCCTTAACAAGAAAAACATCGGGGAGGTTCGTCTGGTCCACGGAAGCCCAGGAGGCGTTCGACACGCTAAGGCGCCTGTTGACCACGGCCCCGGTTCTCCAATTGCCTGACCCAGAACTCCCGTTCCTTGTAGAGGTGGATGCCTCTGAGGTAGGCGTGGGGGCTGTCCTCTCCCAGCGGTCTGGTCCTGGCCAGAAGCTGCACCCCTGTGCCTACTTCTCTCACCGCCTCACCCCTGCGGAACGGAACTATGATGTGGGTGACCGTGAACTGCTAGCAGTAAAGCTGGCGCTGGAGGAGTGGAGACACTGGCTTGAGGGAGCAAAACATCCCTTTCTGGTCTGGACGGACCACAAGAATTTGGCCTACATCCAGCAGGCCAAACGTCTTAATCCGCGCCAGGCCAGGTGGGGATTGTTCTTCACTCGGTTTGATTTCATACTGTCATTCCGACCGGGCTCGAAGAACACCAAGCCCGATGCTCTCTCTCGCCAGTGGGAGCCCCCTCCTCAATCAAACACACCCACGACAATAGTCCCCAAAACCCGGATCGTGGCGCCCGTCCGATGGGGACTGGAGGACGCAATCAAGCGGGCTCACCTTACTGAGCCTGATCCGGGTGGTGGCCCCCCGGATCGGCTTTATGTACCCGGGCCTGTAAGGGAACGGGTGCTTCAGTGGGGCCATGCGTCTTCCCAGGCAGCACACCCAGGGACTAAGCGCACGCTCGAGCTTCTGCGGCGGCGGTTTTGGTGGCCCCGCATGGAACTAGACGTACGAGCTCATGTGGCCTCATGTTTGGTGTGCTCCCAATGTAAAGACCCCAGAACCAGGCCCACTGGTCTACTACTTCCGTTGGCCGTCCCCTCACGTCCTTGGTCTCACCTGTCCCTTGACTTTATCACTGGGTTGCCCCGGTCACGTGGCAACACGGTGATTCTAGTCATTGTGGACCGGTTCTCCAAGGCTGGCTGCTTTGTGGCTCTCCCGAAGCTGCCAACCGCTAAGGAGACGGCCGAGCTGGTGCTCAACCAGGTGGTCCGGGTTCACGGACTCCCCTCCGACATCGTGTCAGACCGTGGGCCTCAATTTACCAGCCGGTTCTGGGGGGCCTTTTGTCGACTATTGGGGGCAGAGGTCAGCCTCTCATCTGGCTTTCACCCCCAGTCTAATGGCCAGACAGAGAGGGTCAATCAAGACCTGGAGCGCACCCTCCGCTGTCTGGCCTCCTCCTCCCCGTCTACCTGGTCTGATCAACTCATTTGGGCGGAGTATGCACATAACACCCTCTGGCACTCATCCCTGGGAATGTCCCCCTTTGAGTGCCAGTATGGATATGCTCCGCCCATGTTCCCCGGACAGGAGACGGGGACGGGGGTTCGTTCGGCAGAACTGCTAGTCAGGCGCTGCCGTAAGACCTGGCAGAAGGCCCGCAAGTCCCTTCTGTCTGCGAAAGCTACTCAGAAACGCTACGCTGACAGGAGGCGGTTGCCAGCTCCCACTTATCGCCCTGGGCAACGGGTTTGGCTTTCAGCCAAGGATCTGCCCTTACGTGGTGCCCCTCACAAGCTGGCTCCTCGTTACACCGGGCCATTCAAGATCCTTCGGCGGGTCAATCCTGTTGCCTACCGCCTTGCCCTTCCCCCTTCAATGCATGTTAACCCCACCTTCTTCGGTCTTGTGTTCCGTGGGTTCCACCGATCCGCCGGGCCCGCGTACAGTTGGCGGTGCGCCAGCTTACACTGTCAAGCGCCTTCTGGACGTCCGGCGGGTCCGAGGCGGGCTCCAGTACCTTGTGGACTGGGAGGGTTATGGCCCGGAGAAGCGGTCCTGGGTGCCCTCCCGCCACATTCTGGATCCCGGGCTCGTCCGGGCATTTCGTCAGGACCGTGCAGCTGGGTTGGGGACGTCGGGTGCCGGTGGGGGGGTcctgtaaggggtagctctagggcaaggcctcctcctgccaccagggggaggccccgagtcaccccagctagtgattgagcccaattccctacacctgggcagtaggctatataggcacacagatccagttgccccactgctggatcttttgattctggtggtgtgtgtatctgtgtgcctgtgtagatctcgagtggaaggctgagtgtgtgtcactccccttcgtgtGTTTCCCTCCCGAGTCTCTCTcccggtgtctgtgtgtgtgtgtgtgtgtgtgtgcgcgtagcacgcatacactagtgttacagaggaaggcaggagtgtctgtcttccctgtaacttctcagttttctggtttcttttgggagatcctttttgctcttcagttgtttttccctctagagttaaagaggtagccagttctcccctggcgtcctttgttattaaacccatctccttttaagtttcatttgttggccgttttcataactgccgctttggtgaagcggcagagcgtcagtctcgtgacgcggcggcctgggttcgagtcccgaaaaattttacttttcatttccggtttacctgctctaagattgaaagactctgcacttgggcccattggtcacgtgatcgtggtagctcactcagtagcgcgccggccctccaacacggcggcctgggttcaaaccccgctgtaagtgagcaccacattacaaaAAGGCAATCGGGTCGAAAATATTAGAGAGAAACCAGAAGTGACAAAGTATGAACCTCAAACTGAGCTGTAAAACGAGCCAATtgcaaaaccccaaaactgttacaacACAGTCTTGACAATTCAAGACCGCTAGCCAGCTAAAGGCTAAACACAGCACCTACTACAAAGAGGCAgaccagagagagtgaggaagcTAAAACCTGAGGTAAATCCTTCCCAAGGGGAGTGTGTTGCAGGCGGCTGGGTAGAGAGCGTGAGCCAGCCATGCGGTACCCAAGGTACCCCGTCCCGGCTACCAGAAACTAAAGGAACTGAGAAAAGACCCAGTGAAATGTgtcatctgtggtagtgaacacacacacactagatatCAAGGGTCAGTGAGCAcatacacacccagagtggcgggcagccaactccatCCAGCACctaaggagcagagagggttaagggccttgctcaaagggcccaacagtggcagcttgccaagcccgggtattgaacccacaaccctgtcattaatagcctggggctctaaccgctgagccaccataAAATCATATCTAAGCATTTTTTTACctcaatataaataatagacttatttatttatacatcaaacaactACTAAAATACTTCATAAATGCATCTTATGGCATCATTAGTGTAGAATTAGCCATAGTAAAACAAATGATTTTTGAATAATTAACAAGACCTGTATTTCTAGAGCCCATGTTTAATcccttctggtcccatcactgaccattagtgaggtcaggatgttggatgatcaccaccaccaccaccaccccaccgcATCCCTAGCCCCCCAttgcatcccaaaagtattcaatggagcaccatcatccatcattccagagaacacagttcttacactgctccacagctcctcaatgctggggggctttatacccctctactagcccacgcctggcgttaggcagcatggtgccaatagcttcatgtttattgatatgctccagagagtcctattctattggcagtacttctctacagggactagacaatctgtgtcagcaaggagaagaggtgtccacaaacatttggacacatagtgtatctgTTGTATCTCTAGTTCAGCTGGGGGTCCAATCACACAATAGAcatgttgttgtttctttcgaCTCTGCAGTCCTCTCCAGCAGGACAGATCAGTCCCATCAGCGCCCAGCTGTGCGTCTTTGAAGAGTCGCCACTCCATGGACCCTCCAAACACCTTCACGGCCAACCCCTTGCATTCAGGACGAGAGTAAGGGTGTTCCTCTTCAGTTATTAACACTGTGTAAAAATGTAGCATCAGTACCACCTTAAATTGGCACGTTTTACTGTTGTTTTACATAAGGCTGATTTCTTACCTTCCTCAGGGGGGCTAAGCTGAGACCTGAGAGGAAGGACAGAACACCAAAGACAATCAAGACTGGACGTAGTGTGGATCAGAGTGTCTGTCTCGGTACTAGTGCCTTTCAAATGTAAGCTACTGACTGTATATCATTCAAGCCCTCAAAGCCCCTTATATACCCCCATTTCTCAGTCCAACTCTGTGACGAACAGACGTCACACCCACCTCCAACTCCACCCCATCACCCGGGGGTCCGGCTTCACTTGCAGACCACAGAAAAGCTGACCTGGACTTCAAGTCAAGAATATTCAGGAGCCCACCTTCCTGTTCTGTTCTATCCCAGAGCGTGGTCCACACTAGCAGCTAAAGCAATAAAACATGGTGGCTCACAGGAAGCACGGATTCTACATGTAGATGTACAGTATTTTGCTGTACCATATTTCATCATAACACATCTGGCAGCAAATTTAAACcagtaaaagaaaagaaatcagtCAATTTCCATCCTGCAGGTGGAATGACCACCACAGGGGGCTGCAGAAAGAGGCTAGATGGTTAGAACTTTTTTCATTCTGCTGTGTGTCATGGCgtgttaggccagaccaagatgggatgaacactcgcagagatggtagcaaagcaagcagatttattaacaaaaccagGATAAACAGAAGCAAGTGAGGCAGAACAAGCAGCAAACAGTGAGCAATGGTGATCAAACAAAACCCAAAACGTGACAAACGAAATGTCAAACAACACAAAACCTGGGAGTGGGAGGAATCGTGAGCAGAGCGGGGGTAAAGGGGATACTAACCAGGGAGAAACCAAAAGGGGACTAGAACAAAACCCTAGAGGCAGCACCTGGGCGTTAGAGGGGGTAAATGAatggagctggggaaccagccgcaagaccaaacggcaaggccgaccaaacctgaaaAGGCAGCGCGCTTCTGAGAGCGTGGGTCACCTTGCTGGGGTGAGGGTGACCTCAGTATCCGGACCGgaagcgagcgagcctcgcttgACGCGTGAGTAGCCGGGAAAACCTACTCCTGAATGAGGGGAATCGCCTTAGCTGACCTAGACACACCTGAGACCAAAGAGTAACCGCTGcctgttagtgaggtcaggatgttggatgatcaccaccaccaccccaccgcATCCCTAGCCCCCCAttgcatcccaaaagtattcaatggagcaccatcatccatcattccagagaacacagttcttccaccgctccacagctcaatgcctggGTGTTAGAGGGGTACAAAGTAATTGTAACTATGAGTAGCGCTCAATAACAAAATGAggggagctggggaaccagccgcaaGGCCAAACGACAAGGGCGACCAAATCTGAGATGGCCGCACGATGGCAGCATGCTGCGAGCGTGGGTCACCTTGCTGGGGCGAGGGTGACCTCAGTATCCGGAGTGGAAGCCATCGAGCCTCTCTTGACGCGTGAGTAGCCAGAAGAACCTGCTCCTGAATGAGGGTGAATCGCCTGAGCTGACCTAGACACACCTGAGACCAAAGAAGAAGCGCAGGGCGTCCTGAAGGGTCAAATAGGTTAAATTCTCGGCACCGAATGTAGGTGTCGAgactccttaagtacccccagtcccaggtgaaactcaTAGTCCAAACAAAGAACGAGAACAACGGAACCAAACCACACGTGAACTCAAATGAACTAAAGTCCTTATTTGAGCCTGTGGGTGGCGGCTcagaatcgccccgggggagggcgcgataagGAGGGCCTGACATTGTAAAAGTGACTATTTTGGAGAAacaaatatttgatatattgatatatagtTGTTTTGTCCAGTGTATGTGTTCAGAGTGTTTAAAAATCCATATGTTTGATGATTTTATAGGTTGCCGTTGTCTGAGGGGGGTGAATCATACGAGAAGTTTAAATCCAGTCTGAAGGATCGGTTTCAATGGTTATCTGACCAATTACCAAATGACGGACATTCAGAACTTCTCAATGAGATCTACACCGAGCTCTACATTACTGAGGGAGACAGTGGAGAGGTCAATAGTGAGCATGAGGTGAGGCAGATTGAAATGGCAGCCAGGACACACCTGTTGATGGAGGACACGGCAATCAAGTGCAATGACATCTTCAAACCCGTACCTGGGCAAGACAAGCTGATCAGAACGGTGCTAACAAAAGGAGTGGCTGGCATTGGCAAAACCGTCTCCGTGCAGAAGTTCATCTTGGATTGGGTCGAGGGTGAAGCAAATCCGGACATACACTTCATATTTCCGCTTCCTTTCAGAGAGCTGAACTTGATGAATGACCAGCGCTTCAGTCTGGAGGGTCTCGTCCATCATTTCATTCCCCAGCTGAAAGAAATGACATTCACCGCCATTGCCGCTCAAAAAATCGTATTCATCTTTGACGGCCTGGATGAACGCCGGTCACCTCTGGACTTCCAAAACGGCATGATCATTAACAGTGTAACCGAGATTGCCACAGTGGACATGCTGCTGACGAACCTCATCAAGGGTAACTTGCTTCCCATGGCAAAAGTCTGGATAACTTCCCGACCAGCAGCATCCAGTCAAATTCCTCTCGAATGCGTAAGCCAGGTCACAGAGATCCGGGGGTTCAATGACCCTCAGAAGGAGGAATACTTCAAGAAAAGGATCAGTGACCAAAGTCTGGCCAACAGAACCATCACACACTTGAAATCTTCGAGGAGCCTCTACATCATGTGCCACATACCAGTCTTTTGCTGGATTTCAGCCGTCGTCCTTGAGAGGATGCTGAGAGAAGCCGAAGATGCAACAATTCCCAAGACTCTGACCCAAATGTACACCCACTTTCTCATCATCCAAACGAGCATCAGAAAGGAGAAATACGGCCAGAGTGGAGAAGTTGACAAAGAGATGATCATCAAACTTGGACGACTCGCCTTCAATCAGTTGATCAAGGGCAACCTGATCTTCTACGAGGAAGACTTGAGGGAGTGTGACATTGATGTGAAGGACGCTATAGTGTACTCGGGAGTCTGCACGCAGATCTTTAGAGAGGAGGCTGAACTGCACCATGGAAGAGGGAAGGTCTTCTGCTTCGTTCACTTGAGCATCCAGGAACATCTTGCCGCTTTGTACGTCTACATATCTTTCAGTGAAGGCAACAAAAAGGTGCTCAACCAGTGGAACCCTACAAACATTGCACCATCGTTTTCATGTTCCTCCATCTCTGACCTTCAACAGAGTGCAGTGGACAAAGCCTTGAGAAGCCCAAATGGTCAGTTTGATCTGTTCCTCCGCTTCCTCCTTGGCCTTTCCTTGGAAAACAACCTATCTCTCTTACAAGTGCTTCTGCCGCGGGTTTCGGCACATTGCAGTGAAAGTGCTGAGAAAACGATTGATTACATCAAGATCCGACTCAGGATCGACCTTTCTCCAGAGAAGTACATCAACCTCTTTCACTGCCTGAACGAGCTGAACGACTCTTCCCTACAGGACGAGATACAAAACTTGCTAAGTTCCGGGCGACTGTTGAAGACCAAACTCTCTCCAGCGCAGTGGTCAGCTCTGGTTTTTGTGTTGCTGACCTCAGATAGGGAAGTGACTGTCTTTGACTTGAGGAAGTACAGCCTGAACAATGCCGACGAATGTCTCTACAGGATGCTGCCGGTTGTAGAATCTTCAAGAACAGCTGAGTAAGTATTTATACCATTTCCCTCTTAGCTTAAATGTAGTGGCCAATCTAGCTAACAAGTGTGACGTTGCTATCTAATCTATGACAAtctaggacaaaagtattgagacgtctcgtcattcattgtttcatttgaaatcaagggtattaaaaagagttgattctgcctCAATTGGAGGACCTGTCTcgactgtccagagaagaaggctttctactaaatctTTGAGGAACaatgttgtgaggatttgattgagcgTTATTCtcgtcaggatgttggatgatgatcaccaccccacttcatcatccccaactgccaGTCTTACTTAAAATagtgggtggagcaccatccatcattccagagaatgtggggacattatacccctctagcccattgCATTGCATAGAATCAGtgcagagtcctattctattggcagtatctctcttcagggactagaaaagctgtgtgtgtgaatttgcacatctgtgtcagcaattagtacaacttaaaatagctgaatgcattaattagaatgagtgtccacaagtatttggacatatagtgtcatAAAATGCCTAAATAAGAGTAAGGTAATGTTTTGGGCTGTGCAACATATTGACCATGACCATGTTCATGATTATGGTTACTCCAATGGTGTGTGATGTGGTtactgtgtgtgattgtgtgcaggagtgtgtacGAGGTGATTTAGCAATGCAGCGTGTTGTGCTTCATCCTCCAGGGTTCGCCAGTGCAACCTTTCAGATAAAGGTTTCCAAGCTCTGACCTCAGCCCTCGGCTCAAAATCGTCGAATCTCAGGGAACTGAAGCTCAGCGGTAACACAATGCATGAGTCTGGCATAAAAATACTCTGTGAAGGTTTCAAGAGTCTGCACTGCAAACTGGAGATACTGGAGTAAGTTCATATATTACTTATTACTCCATAGAAATAAACGACATACATGATACTGTAAATGCTGCTCCAACGTGATCAACTGTATCCACTGATTTGTTTCCACAGCCTGTCTGATTGTGATATACGAGCAACAGACTGCAGTTTTCTGGCCTCAGCTCTGAACTTCAACCCTCTGCACCTGAAAGGGCTTGACTTGAGCTTTAATCTGTTTGGAGATTTAGGAATGATGCTGCTCTCTGAAGTTCTGGGCAATCCGAAGTGTAGGCTGGAGAAACTGAAGTTAGTACTCCATTGCACTTTTATCCACATTACTCTGTCACTTACCTGAAGAAAGCAAATACATCTAATTCAAATTATGTGTTTATTATTGGGGTATAAATCTAAAACCAGCAGAAATCTAAATTtgcttaaataaaagtaaaaaaaggcTTCACATTTAAACACGTATTTAAATATGAaccaaaaatatttaattagaaAATAATTCATAACTGGATATTCTTCTTATCTAGGCCTTTttgttaatataattttttatggTTTACTTAAAGCTGGTCATGAGCTATACCGAGCAATACTGACTCATCAGAACCTTTAATAAAAACCTGGCTGATACTCGTATCCAGAGCTCTTGAGTGATAAAAGTGGCAAGTCTGCActcatgtatttttttaatggaagcCAATTTGGGAAGGGGTTGAACTCACCTGAATTTACCTGCACAAGCCACATGCTGCAGTGATGTGAAGGTGGTGACCAATTTAGCACGTTTGAATAAATTATAAACAATCTCAAAACTTAAAATATGATTGGTCTTTGtacaaaaaacatattttctgttcaaatgtaaaaattatttaataaataaacagcagtaGAGTAAAGACCATAACATTTTGACATATTGGTTTTTCATAAAAAATCAAAAACCTGAAGGTTTCTGGTTTATTTATGGTTAGCATTTATCAGCAAGGGGAGTGAAATCATGTTCCTTCTCAGAATAGTGGAGGGGATCGCACAAAAGACTGGGGTTTGGAGCTTTAGGGGGTGGTAGTGTCTTACTGATAAAGGCACTGGATTATTGATCTCAGGGTGTTGGATTCGATAAATGGGTCTGCTAACCTGACACTGTGGGGCCTTtgaaccccttaacactcctaggcttattacacactaagccATATTacccagtaactacagggacatctgttCAAACTTGAGCTACACCGAGCAATACTGACTCATCAGAGCCTTTAAAAAAACCTAGCTgatactcttatccagagctcttACAGTTGAATCATGTTTTACAGGTTGGGTTAG
The sequence above is drawn from the Salminus brasiliensis chromosome 11, fSalBra1.hap2, whole genome shotgun sequence genome and encodes:
- the LOC140565521 gene encoding NACHT, LRR and PYD domains-containing protein 3-like isoform X3, which codes for MKTCPQHRVLQDGAVPSAPSCVSVKSHHSMDHPISIKAETASPAPSSLSMKSSSSMKRLITFPRENPSIPSPVQLDRSGSLLPSNVSVKSHHSMDPPITIKDKALPSSPLQQDRSVPSAPSCASLKSRHSMDPPNTFTANPLPSGREGAKLRPERKDRTPKTIKTGHSVDQSVCLGTSAFQIPLQQDRSVPSAPSCASLKSRHSMDPPNTFTANPLHSGREGAKLRPERKDRTPKTIKTGRSVDQSVCLGTSAFQMLPLSEGGESYEKFKSSLKDRFQWLSDQLPNDGHSELLNEIYTELYITEGDSGEVNSEHEVRQIEMAARTHLLMEDTAIKCNDIFKPVPGQDKLIRTVLTKGVAGIGKTVSVQKFILDWVEGEANPDIHFIFPLPFRELNLMNDQRFSLEGLVHHFIPQLKEMTFTAIAAQKIVFIFDGLDERRSPLDFQNGMIINSVTEIATVDMLLTNLIKGNLLPMAKVWITSRPAASSQIPLECVSQVTEIRGFNDPQKEEYFKKRISDQSLANRTITHLKSSRSLYIMCHIPVFCWISAVVLERMLREAEDATIPKTLTQMYTHFLIIQTSIRKEKYGQSGEVDKEMIIKLGRLAFNQLIKGNLIFYEEDLRECDIDVKDAIVYSGVCTQIFREEAELHHGRGKVFCFVHLSIQEHLAALYVYISFSEGNKKVLNQWNPTNIAPSFSCSSISDLQQSAVDKALRSPNGQFDLFLRFLLGLSLENNLSLLQVLLPRVSAHCSESAEKTIDYIKIRLRIDLSPEKYINLFHCLNELNDSSLQDEIQNLLSSGRLLKTKLSPAQWSALVFVLLTSDREVTVFDLRKYSLNNADECLYRMLPVVESSRTAEVRQCNLSDKGFQALTSALGSKSSNLRELKLSGNTMHESGIKILCEGFKSLHCKLEILDLSDCDIRATDCSFLASALNFNPLHLKGLDLSFNLFGDLGMMLLSEVLGNPKCRLEKLKLFSCGLTEKICAALSAVLNSNPSLTELDLSKNALQDRGVKLLSSALTNPHFKLRSLSLTDCGVTEVGCESLCVALHLNPSHLSELCLTYNTLRDSGVRILAGFVKQPYCKLEKLSLSQCDITEEGCAALASALRLNPSHLRELELYGNKPGLSGKDQLRALQEHKGFRLEKLKL
- the LOC140565521 gene encoding NACHT, LRR and PYD domains-containing protein 3-like isoform X1; this translates as MRERDETMEDQHDLCNEDMSTAQSPVLQDGAVPSAPSCVSVKSHHSMDHPISIKAETASPAPSSLSMKSSSSMKRLITFPRENPSIPSPVQLDRSGSLLPSNVSVKSHHSMDPPITIKDKALPSSPLQQDRSVPSAPSCASLKSRHSMDPPNTFTANPLPSGREGAKLRPERKDRTPKTIKTGHSVDQSVCLGTSAFQIPLQQDRSVPSAPSCASLKSRHSMDPPNTFTANPLHSGREGAKLRPERKDRTPKTIKTGRSVDQSVCLGTSAFQMLPLSEGGESYEKFKSSLKDRFQWLSDQLPNDGHSELLNEIYTELYITEGDSGEVNSEHEVRQIEMAARTHLLMEDTAIKCNDIFKPVPGQDKLIRTVLTKGVAGIGKTVSVQKFILDWVEGEANPDIHFIFPLPFRELNLMNDQRFSLEGLVHHFIPQLKEMTFTAIAAQKIVFIFDGLDERRSPLDFQNGMIINSVTEIATVDMLLTNLIKGNLLPMAKVWITSRPAASSQIPLECVSQVTEIRGFNDPQKEEYFKKRISDQSLANRTITHLKSSRSLYIMCHIPVFCWISAVVLERMLREAEDATIPKTLTQMYTHFLIIQTSIRKEKYGQSGEVDKEMIIKLGRLAFNQLIKGNLIFYEEDLRECDIDVKDAIVYSGVCTQIFREEAELHHGRGKVFCFVHLSIQEHLAALYVYISFSEGNKKVLNQWNPTNIAPSFSCSSISDLQQSAVDKALRSPNGQFDLFLRFLLGLSLENNLSLLQVLLPRVSAHCSESAEKTIDYIKIRLRIDLSPEKYINLFHCLNELNDSSLQDEIQNLLSSGRLLKTKLSPAQWSALVFVLLTSDREVTVFDLRKYSLNNADECLYRMLPVVESSRTAEVRQCNLSDKGFQALTSALGSKSSNLRELKLSGNTMHESGIKILCEGFKSLHCKLEILDLSDCDIRATDCSFLASALNFNPLHLKGLDLSFNLFGDLGMMLLSEVLGNPKCRLEKLKLFSCGLTEKICAALSAVLNSNPSLTELDLSKNALQDRGVKLLSSALTNPHFKLRSLSLTDCGVTEVGCESLCVALHLNPSHLSELCLTYNTLRDSGVRILAGFVKQPYCKLEKLSLSQCDITEEGCAALASALRLNPSHLRELELYGNKPGLSGKDQLRALQEHKGFRLEKLKL
- the LOC140565521 gene encoding NACHT, LRR and PYD domains-containing protein 3-like isoform X2 is translated as MEDQHDLCNEDMSTAQSPVLQDGAVPSAPSCVSVKSHHSMDHPISIKAETASPAPSSLSMKSSSSMKRLITFPRENPSIPSPVQLDRSGSLLPSNVSVKSHHSMDPPITIKDKALPSSPLQQDRSVPSAPSCASLKSRHSMDPPNTFTANPLPSGREGAKLRPERKDRTPKTIKTGHSVDQSVCLGTSAFQIPLQQDRSVPSAPSCASLKSRHSMDPPNTFTANPLHSGREGAKLRPERKDRTPKTIKTGRSVDQSVCLGTSAFQMLPLSEGGESYEKFKSSLKDRFQWLSDQLPNDGHSELLNEIYTELYITEGDSGEVNSEHEVRQIEMAARTHLLMEDTAIKCNDIFKPVPGQDKLIRTVLTKGVAGIGKTVSVQKFILDWVEGEANPDIHFIFPLPFRELNLMNDQRFSLEGLVHHFIPQLKEMTFTAIAAQKIVFIFDGLDERRSPLDFQNGMIINSVTEIATVDMLLTNLIKGNLLPMAKVWITSRPAASSQIPLECVSQVTEIRGFNDPQKEEYFKKRISDQSLANRTITHLKSSRSLYIMCHIPVFCWISAVVLERMLREAEDATIPKTLTQMYTHFLIIQTSIRKEKYGQSGEVDKEMIIKLGRLAFNQLIKGNLIFYEEDLRECDIDVKDAIVYSGVCTQIFREEAELHHGRGKVFCFVHLSIQEHLAALYVYISFSEGNKKVLNQWNPTNIAPSFSCSSISDLQQSAVDKALRSPNGQFDLFLRFLLGLSLENNLSLLQVLLPRVSAHCSESAEKTIDYIKIRLRIDLSPEKYINLFHCLNELNDSSLQDEIQNLLSSGRLLKTKLSPAQWSALVFVLLTSDREVTVFDLRKYSLNNADECLYRMLPVVESSRTAEVRQCNLSDKGFQALTSALGSKSSNLRELKLSGNTMHESGIKILCEGFKSLHCKLEILDLSDCDIRATDCSFLASALNFNPLHLKGLDLSFNLFGDLGMMLLSEVLGNPKCRLEKLKLFSCGLTEKICAALSAVLNSNPSLTELDLSKNALQDRGVKLLSSALTNPHFKLRSLSLTDCGVTEVGCESLCVALHLNPSHLSELCLTYNTLRDSGVRILAGFVKQPYCKLEKLSLSQCDITEEGCAALASALRLNPSHLRELELYGNKPGLSGKDQLRALQEHKGFRLEKLKL